One segment of Panicum virgatum strain AP13 chromosome 3K, P.virgatum_v5, whole genome shotgun sequence DNA contains the following:
- the LOC120697542 gene encoding uncharacterized protein LOC120697542: protein MGNSLRCCLACVLPCGALDLIRIVHLNGRVEEYGRPVAAGEILAANPNHVLSKPCSQGVVRRILIVSPDSELERGEIYFLIPASSVPPEKKQNSKSATKGLSAGAHGGQQLVKKESYHGMTGHPKSNGRRDLGDALSQKRSSSHRRRVSAGRTAAWKPHLECIVEGT, encoded by the coding sequence ATGGGCAACAGCCTCCGGTGCTGCCTCGCCTGCGTCCTCCCCTGCGGCGCGCTGGACCTGATCAGGATCGTCCACCTGAACGGCCGCGTCGAGGAGTACGGCCGcccggtggccgccggcgagatcCTGGCCGCCAACCCGAACCACGTGCTGAGCAAGCCGTGCTCGCAGGGCGTCGTGCGGAGGATCCTCATCGTGTCCCCGGACTCCGAGCTGGAGCGCGGCGAGATATACTTCCTCATCCCGGCGTCGTCGGTGCCGCCCGAGAAGAAGCAGAATTCCAAGAGCGCCACCAAGGGCCTCTCGGCCGGCGCGCACGGCGGCCAGCAGCTGGTCAAGAAGGAGAGCTACCACGGCATGACCGGCCATCCCAAGAGCAATGGGCGCCGTGACTTGGGTGACGCCCTGTCACAGAAGAGGTCGTCGTCCCACCGGCGGCGCGTGAGTGCCGGCCGGACCGCCGCGTGGAAGCCACACCTCGAGTGCATTGTCGAGGGCACTTGA
- the LOC120697543 gene encoding uncharacterized protein LOC120697543 codes for MDQEQKREAPCGIYTYKHHCSMGVDVHEVFVKKSRLRIVLSYIGIVFLLVNVSQPLLAKKSLSLGSFWNITFAVLVAKCLQYKPVKKESVVIMPAFGVQLEIHFWSGRVDRRFVPIGKIMKPLINECVTPVTCYWSLALLLRDEEELLLVFQKSRPPVKMLVPVWKALCTLTNSKCPSPSRVDKPNCSET; via the exons ATGGATCAAGAACAAAAAAGAGAAGCACCTTGTGGCATCTATACTTACAAGCATCATTGTAGCATGGGAGTTGATGTCCATGAGGTCTTTGTTAAGAAGAGCAGACTGCGGATTGTCCTTTCGTACATTGGCATTGTGTTCCTTCTTGTGAATGTCAGCCAACCATTGCTGGCCAAG AAGAGTCTATCCCTTGGATCATTTTGGAATATTACCTTTGCCGTTCTTGTTGCCAAATGTTTGCAATACAAACCTGTGAAGAAAG AGTCTGTAGTGATTATGCCAGCTTTTGGGGTTCAGCTAGAGATCCATTTTTGGAG TGGAAGAGTTGATCGTCGTTTTGTGCCCATTGGCAAGATTATGAAGCCACTGATAAATGAGTGCGTGACACCGGTGACCTGTTATTGGAGCTTGGCACTTCTTTTGCGTGATGAAGAGGAACTCCTGCTAGTTTTCCAG AAATCGCGTCCTCCTGTCAAAATGTTGGTTCCAGTATGGAAGGCTCTCTGCACATTGACAAACTCTAAATGCCCGAGCCCCTCTAGGGTTGATAAACCAAACTGTTCAGAAACATAA
- the LOC120701221 gene encoding LOB domain-containing protein 15-like, whose translation MSTASEWPDHELGKKIKRESAAAAADRMTAARRSCSLPAGAGAGAAAAAGAGPGSALNTITPCAACKLLRRRCAQECPFSPYFSPLEPHKFAAVHKVFGASNISKMLLEVHESQRADTANSLVYEANLRLRDPVYGCMGAILTLQQQVQALEAELATVRAEIVRHRYRPAAAAASPVATVLPSSHASQLLAAGRGLHAGRPVGTRTATLAAASSSSSSVVYAAAASSSTDYSSITNENVPYFG comes from the exons ATGTCCACCGCAAG CGAATGGCCAGACCATGAGCTAGGGAAGAAGATCAAGAGGGAGtcagcggctgcggcggcggaccggATGACGGCGGCACGGAGGAGCTGCAGCCtaccggcgggggcgggggcgggggcggcggctgctgcaggCGCCGGGCCAGGTTCGGCGCTGAACACGATCACGCCATGCGCGGCGTGCAAGCTGCTCCGGCGACGGTGCGCGCAGGAGTGCCCCTTCTCGCCCTACTTCTCGCCCCTGGAGCCGCACAAGTTCGCCGCCGTGCACAAGGTCTTCGGTGCCAGCAACATCTCCAAGATGCTCCTG gagGTGCACGAGAGCCAGCGCGCCGACACGGCGAACAGCCTCGTGTACGAGGCGAACCTGCGGCTCCGGGACCCCGTCTACGGCTGCATGGGCGCCATCCTCACCCTGCAGCAGCAGGTGCAAGCTCTGGAGGCCGAGCTCGCCACCGTCAGGGCCGAGATCGTCAGGCACAGGTaccgccctgccgccgccgcggcgtcgccggTGGCCACCGTGCTCCCCTCGTCGCACGCCTCCCAGCTCCTTGCGGCCGGCCGGGGGCTGCACGCCGGCAGGCCGGTAGGGACAAGAACGGCAACTTTGGCGGCGGCctcgtcatcgtcgtcatcggtggtgtacgccgccgccgcttcgagCTCAACGGACTACAGCTCCATCACCAACGAGAATGTTCCTTATTTTGGTTGA